One Brassica napus cultivar Da-Ae chromosome C2, Da-Ae, whole genome shotgun sequence DNA window includes the following coding sequences:
- the LOC125581327 gene encoding DDT domain-containing protein PTM-like gives MEGKVARPRGRPRKRPRAEDQNGVSNRGKRPVLEIKPAVPRSLLGSYVLKEFDDSRVSLGKVVSYSSGLYIVEYEDGCFEDLKTCYLRKLIIGDGYFDDELRCRRGKLDHLVMKKEEKKKTVNEIEVATTCSSTSSSGSGAEECEDSRDLDIETTTSPLVQVPPVDLPCSSGTIGIPEEAVVHLLSVYGFLRSFSVQLYIYPIGLDEFVGALNFSGPNSLLDAVHVALMQALKVHLERLSSQECEVASNCLRCIDWSLLDALTWPVYLVQYFSAMGHASGSQWKVFSEFLVEKEYYSLPAVMKLKILQILCDDVFDVADIRAEIDTREESEVGYDPDGVNADLPESGPRRVHPRFAKTSACKEKEHSEFVAMNEPTNLSSRRTDGGLNGVGSDLDGNSDECRLCGMDGTLLCCDGCPLAYHSRCIGVLKMYIPDGPWYCPECTINKLGPAITHKTSLRGAVYFGVDPHGRLFLGTCNHLIVLKIYVHADADIKYYSVTDIPKVVLVLLSATNHRLEYLCICQAISEYWDLPGGVISHLRAVEANLAPMQKEGGDEVSSDLIKPDNASSSSKNNIQNAFGLCASASSYAGGPVLGRSSGTQGKSFVPGGITHKGLSFKPHAYINHYSNGELAASAAATLAVLLSEETHEPDQSKFSNAKKAASSNILLQVKAFSLVASSFFWPSPDKKEITRERCGWCHSCKLTSASRRGCMLNAAVTGATKSAVKIFSGIFPLKNGEGVLSSIAAYILYLEESLRGLIAGPFLSESLRKQWRKKVEEATTCKAMKALLLELEENICSIALSSDWFKLIDDWLIEHSIFQSARVTVGATQKRGPGKRKQRNQAEVTAEGSNDDSFTWWRGGKLSKVILLKAVLLKPMIRKAAWQGGLKKFPEFNYGDGSYIPKRSRRSMWKAAVESSKNISQLALQVRYLDMNIRWSELVRPEQNLQDVKGPETEAAVFRNASICDKKIIDSKVRYGVAFGNQKHLPSRVMKNVIEVEKTEDGNEKFWFAETRVPLYLTKEYEESLHRVVHVPFIKKPSKRISKLQKKQLKASRANIFCYLASRRDNTVKCSCASCHLDVLLRDATTCSACGGFCHKGCTMSTQHTAEKVDIHVTCKRCYLARARSLININHRHPTTPSIVINGQHQNAVTPTIKTQIKQPLIQQFQSSNTRDNASGAKQITPDCNKSKHKTLSWGVIWRKKNLEDTGVSFRQQHILLAAQSHQHNSGPVCWICKLPYNPGLTYIHCTSCDSKNNSE, from the exons ATGGAAGGGAAGGTGGCTAGACCTAGAGGTAGACCTAGGAAACGCCCTAGGGCAGAGGATCAGAACGGTGTCTCTAACCGAGGGAAGAGACCGGTTCTGGAGATTAAACCGGCAGTTCCCAGATCCTTACTCGGTAGCTACGTGTTGAAAGAGTTTGATGACAGTAGAGTCTCTCTAGGGAAAGTAGTTTCCTACAGTTCTGGGCTGTACATAGTTGAGTATGAGGATGGTTGTTTTGAGGATTTGAAAACTTGCTATCTTCGGAAGTTGATTATTGGGGATGGTTACTTTGATGATGAGTTGCGTTGTAGAAGAGGTAAACTCGATCATCTTGTAATGAAgaaggaagaaaagaagaaaacagtAAATGAGATTGAGGTGGCTACTACATGTAGTAGTACTAGTAGCTCAGGCTCTGGTGCAGAAGAGTGTGAAGATAGCAGGGATCTAGATATCGAAACTACAACGTCTCCTCTTGTTCAAGTTCCTCCTGTGGATTTGCCTTGTTCGTCAGGAACGATTGGGATCCCTGAGGAGGCTGTGGTGCATCTGTTATCTGTATACGGGTTCTTAAGATCGTTCAGTGTTCAGCTGTATATCTACCCGATTGGATTGGATGAGTTTGTGGGAGCGTTGAATTTCTCAGGACCGAATTCTTTGCTTGATGCCGTTCATGTGGCCTTGATGCAGGCGCTGAAGGTTCATCTTGAGAGACTCTCATCACAGGAGTGTGAGGTGGCTTCAAACTGCTTGAG GTGCATTGATTGGAGCTTGCTCGATGCGCTAACTTGGCCTGTTTATTTGGTTCAGTACTTTTCTGCCATGGGACATGCAAGTGGGTCTCAGTGGAAAGTGTTTTCTGAATTTCTTGTGGAGAAAGAGTATTATTCCTTACCCGCAGTGATGAAGTTGAAGATCCTGCAAATTCTGTGTGATGACGTCTTTGATGTAGCAGATATAAGAGCTGAAATCGATACTCGAGAAGAATCTGAAGTTGGATATGATCCTGATGGAGTTAATGCTGATCTTCCTGAAAGTGGCCCTAGAAGGGTCCACCCTAGATTTGCTAAAACCTCCGCTTGCAAGGAGAAAGAGCATAGTGAGTTTGTTGCAATGAACGAGCCTACAAATTTGAGTTCAAGACGTACTGATGGTGGTCTTAACGGAGTCGGCTCAGATCTGGATGGAAACAGTGATGAATGTAGGCTCTGCGGCATGGATGGAACGTTGCTGTGCTGTGATGGATGCCCTTTAGCATATCACTCAAGATGCATTGGCGTGCTCAAAATGTATATACCAGACGGGCCGTGGTATTGTCCAGAATGCACTATTAACAAATTGGGGCCAGCGATTACTCATAAAACGTCACTCAGGGGAGCAGTTTATTTTGGAGTGGATCCACATGGGCGGCTCTTCTTGGGTACATGCAACCACTTAATAGT GCTTAAAATTTATGTACATGCGGATGCAGATATCAAATACTACAGTGTCACTGACATTCCAAAAGTTGTACTGGTACTTTTGTCTGCAACGAACCATAGACTGGAATATCTGTGTATATGCCAAGCGATCTCAGAATACTGGGATCTGCCTGGAGGTGTGATCTCTCATTTAAGAGCAGTGGAGGCTAATTTAGCTCCCATGCAAAAAGAAGGGGGAGATGAGGTGTCGTCAGACCTGATTAAGCCTGATAATGCAAGTAGTTCCAGTAAAAATAATATCCAAAATGCGTTTGGCCTCTGCGCATCTGCTTCAAGCTATGCTGGCGGTCCTGTTTTAGGTAGATCAAGTGGAACACAGGGGAAGAGTTTCGTTCCTGGTGGCATTACACACAAGGGTTTATCATTTAAACCTCATGCATACATTAATCACTACTCAAATGGAGAATTGGCTGCATCAGCTGCTGCTACGTTGGCTGTCCTATTGTCAGAGGAAACCCATGAACCTGATCAATCCAAGTTTAGTAATGCCAAGAAAGCTGCCTCAAGTAACATCTTGCTACAGGTGAAAGCATTTTCGTTAGTTGCCTCAAGTTTCTTCTGGCCAAGTCCTGATAAGAAGGAAATTACCAGGGAAAGGTGTGGCTGGTGTCATTCGTGCAAACTCACATCAGCGAGTAGGAGAGGATGCATGTTAAATGCGGCTGTAACAGGGGCAACCAAAAGTGCTGTGAAAATATTTAGTGGCATTTTTCCTCTGAAGAACGGGGAGGGGGTGCTTTCTAGTATTGCAGCATATATCCTATACCTAGAGGAAAGTTTACGTGGTCTCATTGCGGGACCATTTCTCAGTGAGAGCCTTAGGAAACAGTGGCGTAAGAAGGTAGAGGAGGCCACAACATGCAAAGCGATGAAAGCCCTCCTGCTTGAA CTTGAGGAAAATATTTGCAGTATAGCTCTGTCAAGCGACTGGTTTAAACTAATAGATGATTGGCTGATAGAACATTCTATTTTTCAAAGCGCTCGAGTTACTGTTGGGGCTACACAGAAACGTGGACCTGGTAAGAGGAAGCAGAGGAACCAGGCTGAAGTTACTGCCGAGGGTTCTAATGATGATAGCTTTACTTGGTGGCGAGGAGGGAAGTTATCAAAAGTTATTCTCCTGAAGGCAGTATTGTTGAAGCCAATGATAAGGAAAGCAGCTTGGCAAG gtGGTCTTAAAAAGTTTCCTGAATTTAATTATGGTGATGGCTCTTACATTCCTAAAAGAAGCAGACGGTCAATGTGGAAAGCTGCAGTTGAAAGTAGCAAAAACATTTCTCAGCTTGCTCTTCAG GTTAGATACCTGGATATGAATATAAGATGGAGTGAACTTGTACGCCCAGAACAAAACTTACAAGATGTTAAAGGTCCCGAGACAGAGGCCGCTGTTTTCAGGAACGCTAGTATATGTGACAAAAAGATTATTGATAGCAAGGTTAGATATGGAGTTGCCTTTGGAAATCAAAAGCACCTTCCGTCTCGTGTCATGAAGAATGTCATCGAAGTCGAGAAAACTGAAGATGGAAACGAAAAGTTTTGGTTCGCTGAAACACGCGTTCCCTTATATTTGACCAAAGAATATGAAGAAAGTTTGCATAGAGTGGTCCATGTGCCTTTTATCAAGAAGCCATCAAAAAGAATCTCAAAGCTCCAGAAAAAGCAGCTGAAAGCTTCTCGAgcaaacatattttgttatcttGCCTCTAGGAGGGACAACACGGTGAAGTGTTCTTGTGCGTCATGCCATCTTGATGTTTTACTGAG GGATGCAACAACATGCAGTGCTTGCGGAG GTTTCTGTCACAAGGGATGTACTATGAGTACACAACACACAGCTGAGAAGGTTGATATTCATGTAACATGCAAACGGTGCTACCTTGCAAGAGCTCGTTCACTAATCAATATCAATCATAGACATCCAACAACACCCTCTATTGTGATCAATGGACAACATCAAAACGCAGTCACTCCAACCATTAAGACACAGATTAAGCAGCCTCTTATTCAACAGTTTCAGTCTTCCAACACACGCGACAACGCTTCAGGAGCTAAACAAATCACTCCTGATTGTAATAAGAGTAAACACAAGACACTGTCTTGGGGAGTCAtatggagaaagaagaacttggaagaCACAGGTGTTAGCTTCAGACAGCAGCATATTCTGTTGGCTGCACAATCTCATCAACACAATTCGGGGCCTGTTTGCTGGATCTGCAAACTGCCGTATAATCCTGGTCTAACATATATTCATTGTACAAGCTGCGACAGTAAGAACAACTCTGAATAG
- the LOC106436874 gene encoding DDT domain-containing protein PTM, protein MEGKVARPRGRPRKRPRAEDQNGVSNRGKRPVLEIKPAVPRSLLGSYVLKEFDDSRVSLGKVVSYSSGLYIVEYEDGCFEDLKTCYLRKLIIGDGYFDDELRCRRGKLDHLVMKKEEKKKTVNEIEVATTCSSTSSSGSGAEECEDSRDLDIETTTSPLVQVPPVDLPCSSGTIGIPEEAVVHLLSVYGFLRSFSVQLYIYPIGLDEFVGALNFSGPNSLLDAVHVALMQALKVHLERLSSQECEVASNCLRCIDWSLLDALTWPVYLVQYFSAMGHASGSQWKVFSEFLVEKEYYSLPAVMKLKILQILCDDVFDVADIRAEIDTREESEVGYDPDGVNADLPESGPRRVHPRFAKTSACKEKEHSEFVAMNEPTNLSSRRTDGGLNGVGSDLDGNSDECRLCGMDGTLLCCDGCPLAYHSRCIGVLKMYIPDGPWYCPECTINKLGPAITHKTSLRGAVYFGVDPHGRLFLGTCNHLIVLKIYVHADADIKYYSVTDIPKVVLVLLSATNHRLEYLCICQAISEYWDLPGGVISHLRAVEANLAPMQKEGGDEVSSDLIKPDNASSSSKNNIQNAFGLCASASSYAGGPVLGRSSGTQGKSFVPGGITHKDLSFKPHAYINHYSNGELAASAAATLAVLLSEETHEPDQSKFSNAKKAASSNILLQVKAFSLVASSFFWPSPDKKEITRERCGWCHSCKLTSASRRGCMLNAAVTGATKSAVKIFSGIFPLKNGEGVLSSIAAYILYLEESLRGLIAGPFLSESLRKQWRKKVEEATTCKAMKALLLELEENICSIALSSDWFKLIDDWLIEHSIFQSARVTVGATQKRGPGKRKQRNQAEVTAEGSNDDSFTWWRGGKLSKVILLKAVLLKPMIRKAAWQGGLKKFPEFNYGDGSYIPKRSRRSMWKAAVESSKNISQLALQVRYLDMNIRWSELVRPEQNLQDVKGPETEAAVFRNASICDKKIIDSKVRYGVAFGNQKHLPSRVMKNVIEVEKTEDGNEKFWFAETRVPLYLTKEYEESLHRVVHVPFIKKPSKRISKLQKKQLKASRANIFCYLASRRDNTVKCSCASCHLDVLLRDATTCSACGGFCHKGCTMSTQHTAEKVDIHVTCKRCYLARARSLININHRHPTTPSIVINGQHQNAVTPTIKTQIKQPLIQQFQSSNTRDNASGAKQITPDCNKSKHKTLSWGVIWRKKNLEDTGVSFRQQHILLAAQSHQHNPGPVCWICKLPYNPGLTYIHCTSCDKWYHIEAIKLEESKIPEVAGFKCCKCRRIRSPECPYMDPVLKEQKQMKNACFKRKKHGKGNTGIDCDSERMSEPKDSIPSTPSFTFEDAFAPEDDPLLMSVSKVEQITPKDMDSVPGPQKLPVRRQMKREDTEGNSSLSYTEFSTYSESQNFVKPEMEQAFPAREWDASDNNNNMVEGELMFDYEDMEFEPQTYFSLTELLTADDSGQCNGYGYGKDATGNTDNTNPNTQVETMEQCRAFVYDNTTPCQICMHVDPGPDLTCQTCNMTIHSHCSPWEEESAFTGGSWRCGRCREWM, encoded by the exons ATGGAAGGGAAGGTGGCTAGACCTAGAGGTAGACCTAGGAAACGCCCTAGGGCAGAGGATCAGAACGGTGTCTCTAACCGAGGGAAGAGACCGGTTCTGGAGATTAAACCGGCAGTTCCCAGATCCTTACTCGGTAGCTACGTGTTGAAAGAGTTTGATGACAGTAGAGTCTCTCTAGGGAAAGTAGTTTCCTACAGTTCTGGGCTGTACATAGTTGAGTATGAGGATGGTTGTTTTGAGGATTTGAAAACTTGCTATCTTCGGAAGTTGATTATTGGGGATGGTTACTTTGATGATGAGTTGCGTTGTAGAAGAGGTAAACTCGATCATCTTGTAATGAAgaaggaagaaaagaagaaaacagtAAATGAGATTGAGGTGGCTACTACATGTAGTAGTACTAGTAGCTCAGGCTCTGGTGCAGAAGAGTGTGAAGATAGCAGGGATCTAGATATCGAAACTACAACGTCTCCTCTTGTTCAAGTTCCTCCTGTGGATTTGCCTTGTTCGTCAGGAACGATTGGGATCCCTGAGGAGGCTGTGGTGCATCTGTTATCTGTATACGGGTTCTTAAGATCGTTCAGTGTTCAGCTGTATATCTACCCGATTGGATTGGATGAGTTTGTGGGAGCGTTGAATTTCTCAGGACCGAATTCTTTGCTTGATGCCGTTCATGTGGCCTTGATGCAGGCGCTGAAGGTTCATCTTGAGAGACTCTCATCACAGGAGTGTGAGGTGGCTTCAAACTGCTTGAG GTGCATTGATTGGAGCTTGCTCGATGCGCTAACTTGGCCTGTTTATTTGGTTCAGTACTTTTCTGCCATGGGACATGCAAGTGGGTCTCAGTGGAAAGTGTTTTCTGAATTTCTTGTGGAGAAAGAGTATTATTCCTTACCCGCAGTGATGAAGTTGAAGATCCTGCAAATTCTGTGTGATGACGTCTTTGATGTAGCAGATATAAGAGCTGAAATCGATACTCGAGAAGAATCTGAAGTTGGATATGATCCTGATGGAGTTAATGCTGATCTTCCTGAAAGTGGCCCTAGAAGGGTCCACCCTAGATTTGCTAAAACCTCCGCTTGCAAGGAGAAAGAGCATAGTGAGTTTGTTGCAATGAACGAGCCTACAAATTTGAGTTCAAGACGTACTGATGGTGGTCTTAACGGAGTCGGCTCAGATCTGGATGGAAACAGTGATGAATGTAGGCTCTGCGGCATGGATGGAACGTTGCTGTGCTGTGATGGATGCCCTTTAGCATATCACTCAAGATGCATTGGCGTGCTCAAAATGTATATACCAGACGGGCCGTGGTATTGTCCAGAATGCACTATTAACAAATTGGGGCCAGCGATTACTCATAAAACGTCACTCAGGGGAGCAGTTTATTTTGGAGTGGATCCACATGGGCGGCTCTTCTTGGGTACATGCAACCACTTAATAGT GCTTAAAATTTATGTACATGCGGATGCAGATATCAAATACTACAGTGTCACTGACATTCCAAAAGTTGTACTGGTACTTTTGTCTGCAACGAACCATAGACTGGAATATCTGTGTATATGCCAAGCGATCTCAGAATACTGGGATCTGCCTGGAGGTGTGATCTCTCATTTAAGAGCAGTGGAGGCTAATTTAGCTCCCATGCAAAAAGAAGGGGGAGATGAGGTGTCGTCAGACCTGATTAAGCCTGATAATGCAAGTAGTTCCAGTAAAAATAATATCCAAAATGCGTTTGGCCTCTGCGCATCTGCTTCAAGCTATGCTGGCGGTCCTGTTTTAGGTAGATCAAGTGGAACACAGGGGAAGAGTTTCGTTCCTGGTGGCATTACACACAAGGATTTATCATTTAAACCTCATGCATACATTAATCACTACTCAAATGGAGAATTGGCTGCATCAGCTGCTGCTACGTTGGCTGTCCTATTGTCAGAGGAAACCCATGAACCTGATCAATCCAAGTTTAGTAATGCCAAGAAAGCTGCCTCAAGTAACATCTTGCTACAGGTGAAAGCATTTTCGTTAGTTGCCTCAAGTTTCTTCTGGCCAAGTCCTGATAAGAAGGAAATTACCAGGGAAAGGTGTGGCTGGTGTCATTCGTGCAAACTCACATCAGCGAGTAGGAGAGGATGCATGTTAAATGCGGCTGTAACAGGGGCAACCAAAAGTGCTGTGAAAATATTTAGTGGCATTTTTCCTCTGAAGAACGGGGAGGGGGTGCTTTCTAGTATTGCAGCATATATCCTATACCTAGAGGAAAGTTTACGTGGTCTCATTGCGGGACCATTTCTCAGTGAGAGCCTTAGGAAACAGTGGCGTAAGAAGGTAGAGGAGGCCACAACATGCAAAGCGATGAAAGCCCTCCTGCTTGAA CTTGAGGAAAATATTTGCAGTATAGCTCTGTCAAGCGACTGGTTTAAACTAATAGATGATTGGCTGATAGAACATTCTATTTTTCAAAGCGCTCGAGTTACTGTTGGGGCTACACAGAAACGTGGACCTGGTAAGAGGAAGCAGAGGAACCAGGCTGAAGTTACTGCCGAGGGTTCTAATGATGATAGCTTTACTTGGTGGCGAGGAGGGAAGTTATCAAAAGTTATTCTCCTGAAGGCAGTATTGTTGAAGCCAATGATAAGGAAAGCAGCTTGGCAAG gtGGTCTTAAAAAGTTTCCTGAATTTAATTATGGTGATGGCTCTTACATTCCTAAAAGAAGCAGACGGTCAATGTGGAAAGCTGCAGTTGAAAGTAGCAAAAACATTTCTCAGCTTGCTCTTCAG GTTAGATACCTGGATATGAATATAAGATGGAGTGAACTTGTACGCCCAGAACAAAACTTACAAGATGTTAAAGGTCCCGAGACAGAGGCCGCTGTTTTCAGGAACGCTAGTATATGTGACAAAAAGATTATTGATAGCAAGGTTAGATATGGAGTTGCCTTTGGAAATCAAAAGCACCTTCCGTCTCGTGTCATGAAGAATGTCATCGAAGTCGAGAAAACTGAAGATGGAAACGAAAAGTTTTGGTTCGCTGAAACACGCGTTCCCTTATATTTGACCAAAGAATATGAAGAAAGTTTGCATAGAGTGGTCCATGTGCCTTTTATCAAGAAGCCATCAAAAAGAATCTCAAAGCTCCAGAAAAAGCAGCTGAAAGCTTCTCGAgcaaacatattttgttatcttGCCTCTAGGAGGGACAACACGGTGAAGTGTTCTTGTGCGTCATGCCATCTTGATGTTTTACTGAG GGATGCAACAACATGCAGTGCTTGCGGAG GTTTCTGTCACAAGGGATGTACTATGAGTACACAACACACAGCTGAGAAGGTTGATATTCATGTAACATGCAAACGGTGCTACCTTGCAAGAGCTCGTTCACTAATCAATATCAATCATAGACATCCAACAACACCCTCTATTGTGATCAATGGACAACATCAAAACGCAGTCACTCCAACCATTAAGACACAGATTAAGCAGCCTCTTATTCAACAGTTTCAGTCTTCCAACACACGCGACAACGCTTCAGGAGCTAAACAAATCACTCCTGATTGTAATAAGAGTAAACACAAGACACTGTCTTGGGGAGTCAtatggagaaagaagaacttggaagaCACAGGTGTTAGCTTCAGACAGCAGCATATTCTGTTGGCTGCACAATCTCATCAACACAATCCGGGGCCTGTTTGCTGGATCTGCAAACTGCCGTATAATCCTGGTCTAACATATATTCATTGTACAAGCTGCGACA AGTGGTATCACATTGAAGCGATAAAGCTCGAGGAGTCAAAAATTCCTGAAGTTGCTGGATTCAAGTGTTGCAAATGCCGTCGTATACGATCACCAGAATGCCCTTACATGGATCCTGTACTCAAGGAACAGAAACAGATGAAAAACGCATGCTTCAAGCGCAAGAAACATGGGAAAGGAAATACAGGAATAGATTGTGATTCTGAAAGAATGTCTGAACCAAAAGACTCCATACCCTCTACTCCCTCGTTTACTTTCGAAGATGCGTTTGCTCCAGAGGATGATCCTCTCTTAATGTCAGTTTCAAAAGTCGAACAAATCACACCCAAGGATATGGATTCTGTGCCGGGACCTCAGAAGTTACCAGTGAGGAGGCAAATGAAACGTGAAGACACAGAAGGGAACAGTAGTCTTTCTTATACCGAGTTTTCAACATATTCCGAGTCGCAAAATTTTGTGAAACCAGAAATGGAGCAAGCGTTTCCTGCCAGGGAATGGGATGCAtctgacaacaacaacaacatggtTGAAGGCGAGCTAATGTTTGACTATGAAGACATGGAGTTTGAACCCCAAACCTATTTTTCGCTGACCGAGTTGCTTACAGCAGATGACAGTGGCCAGTGCAATGGATATGGTTATGGCAAAGATGCGACAGGGAACACGGATAACACAAACCCAAACACTCAAGTTGAGACTATGGAACAGTGCAGAGCATTTGTCTATGACAATACAACTCCATGTCAGATATGTATGCATGTGGATCCAGGGCCTGATCTCACATGCCAGACTTGTAATATGACAATACATTCCCATTGCTCTCCATGGGAGGAGGAATCTGCTTTCACCGGAGGTAGCTGGAGATGCGGTCGTTGCCGCGAGTGGATGTAA
- the LOC106443306 gene encoding F-box protein At1g30790-like — MEGSKRSLSRRLRREQDHADNHTTTIPFDLIIEILSLLPAKSLIRFQSVSKLWFSTIRTKNFIDLFLARSKTRSRLLLPFMHLESKKRFILSAQEHNNKEEDKSPSTATLRHDMTISDPVYYTMSRPVNGLVCCVGDSSITVCNPATRQTVKLPDLTRNGRDMYARLGYDPVEDQYKVLCVMIAKFNSFGPYGQDIRQEHLVCTVTSSEKQEWRKIENSTIDSYRILSGGICIDGAIYNEIGQSTIVRLDVRTETITLIKAPEESDFSTIFPSTLLNYKGKLGGVDYKNVMRLWILEDAEKQEWSSMTCEFPSELKCLLGSYVVSTGDIHNGELMVFHPWSWSLKPFCVCYYDFKKESIIRKVEIKVDGEFRRIHGIGEKTCQMLCYPGYFENIRFL, encoded by the coding sequence ATGGAAGGTTCAAAACGGTCTCTCTCACGACGACTACGACGTGAGCAAGATCATGCTGATAACCACACAACAACCATTCCTTTTGATCTTATCATTGAGATACTCTCTTTACTTCCCGCAAAATCACTCATACGATTCCAATCGGTGTCGAAGCTATGGTTCTCTACTATCCGCACTAAAAATTTCATCGACTTGTTCCTCGCTAGATCAAAGACTAGATCTCGTCTCCTTTTACCTTTCATGCACTTAGAATCCAAAAAACGTTTCATATTATCCGCtcaagaacacaacaacaagGAGGAGGATAAGTCACCATCCACAGCCACCCTCAGACACGACATGACCATCTCTGATCCCGTCTACTACACCATGTCTCGCCCAGTAAACGGTTTGGTTTGTTGCGTAGGTGATTCATCCATCACCGTTTGTAATCCTGCCACTAGACAAACTGTGAAACTGCCGGATCTTACACGCAACGGTAGAGACATGTACGCACGTCTTGGCTATGATCCAGTCGAAGATCAATACAAAGTGTTGTGTGTGATGATAGCGAAATTCAATTCATTTGGCCCTTACGGACAAGATATCCGACAGGAGCATTTAGTGTGCACAGTGACATCATCAGAGAAACAAGAGTGGAGAAAGATTGAGAACAGCACCATAGATAGTTATCGTATCTTAAGCGGAGGGATATGCATTGATGGCGCTATATACAATGAAATAGGACAGTCAACGATAGTTAGACTCGATGTTAGAACTGAGACTATTACGTTAATTAAAGCACCTGAAGAGTCAGATTTCTCGACAATATTCCCTTCAACTCTTTTAAATTACAAGGGAAAACTGGGAGGTGTAGATTACAAAAACGTTATGAGATTGTGGATTCTtgaggatgctgagaaacaggAATGGTCGAGCATGACGTGTGAGTTTCCTTCTGAATTAAAATGTTTACTTGGGAGTTACGTAGTGTCTACAGGAGATATTCACAACGGCGAGCTTATGGTGTTTCATCCATGGTCATGGTCACTTAAGCCATTTTGTGTTTGCTATTATGATTTTAAGAAAGAGAGTATAATAAGAAAAGTCGAAATAAAAGTGGATGGTGAGTTCAGACGTATCCATGGGATCGGTGAGAAAACATGTCAGATGTTATGTTATCCAGGCTACTTTGAGAATATTAGGTTCTTGTAG